A window of Pseudophryne corroboree isolate aPseCor3 chromosome 12, aPseCor3.hap2, whole genome shotgun sequence contains these coding sequences:
- the LOC134980851 gene encoding putative tyrosine carboxypeptidase MATCAP2, whose translation MMESRSIKKTLQWPREDLAGSSILSVEKACILQSAKNIQELPRSIRQNTSGARPIQRSSFLPQLTAPSCNTSLCASRSRPSDSCASREASSPKPQICSVNGNRIVLANKPKANLKKNDLLNSIRGKEEDISEKKEKDIPGKTKCVLSSLRPINIAQEKSRFFSSSFTHNPQFKYENPALSDDLGKRSIASNRFLKQAIDIMQRAINKYGSYEKYEKATGGSLLSKSQILLQAEKYMEKEGCLGEIAVHLTDDMICQASMSEVKGRPTMTINVSVAREKWLEGTLRHEIGTHYYRMANNKQQPWYNSRGREQYGLKPSNPTEEGLASLHSVLTNKNPFLWRAALLYYTVYQASQMSFSELFKDLAQFVEDPNTRWHYCMRAKRGCTDTSQPGCCSKDQVYLDGILHILRHRDTIDFRLLTCMGQVSYEDIHRLKQFAVFPNAKIPQFLKSQVQYKKHLMNIMKVNGLTDKKLRKLIK comes from the exons ATGATGGAATCCAGGTCCATAAAAA AAACTCTTCAGTGGCCCAGAGAAGATCTTGCAGGAAGCTCCATTCTAAGTGTGGAGAAAGCATGTATCCTGCAATCTGCAAAGAACATCCAAGAATTGCCTAGGAGCATCAGGCAGAACACATCTGGAGCAAGACCAATCCAACGCAGCAGCTTCCTTCCTCAGCTTACAGCTCCCTCATGTAACACTTCTTTATGTGCAAGCAGGAGCAGGCCTAGTGATAGCTGTGCGTCTAGAGAGGCCAGTAGTCCTAAACCACAGATCTGCTCAGTAAATGGAAATAGGATAGTATTGGCAAACAAACCTAAAGCCAATCTAAAGAAGAACGACTTACTAAATTCAATAAGAGGAAAGGAAGAAGACATctcagagaaaaaagaaaaagacataCCAGGAAAAACAAAATGTGTCTTAAGTTCCCTGAGGCCCATAAACATTGCTCAGGAAAAATCTAGATTTTTCAGTTCATCTTTTACACACAATCCCCAGTTTAAATATGAAAATCCTGCATTGTCGGATGATTTGGGAAAGCGCAGCATTGCCTCCAACAGATTCCTGAAACAG GCAATTGATATCATGCAGAGAGCAATTAATAAATATGGCAGCTATGAAAAATATGAAAAAGCAACTGGAGGAAGTCTCCTGTCAAAAAGCCAAATATTGCTCCAAGCTGAAAAATATATGGAGAAAGAAGGTTGTCTGGGTGAG ATTGCTGTCCACCTTACAGATGACATGATTTGTCAAGCGTCTATGTCAGAGGTCAAGGGTCGGCCAACAATGACCATTAATGTGTCTGTTGCCCGGGAAAAGTGGCTGGAAGGGACACTTAGACATGAAATag GAACCCATTATTACCGTATGGCAAACAACAAGCAACAGCCATGGTATAACAGCCGCGGGCGTGAACAATATGGTCTAAAGCCCAGCAATCCCACTGAGGAAGGCCTGGCAAGCCTCCACAGTGTCCTGACTAACAAAAACCCTTTCCTGTGGAGAGCTGCACTGCTTTATTATACAGTTTACCAAGCCAGCCAGATGTCATTCAGTGAGCTGTTCAAGGACTTGGCTCAGTTCGTGGAAGACCCGAACACAAGATGGCACTACTGTATGCGTGCGAAGAGAGGCTGCACTGACACATCCCAGCCAG GTTGCTGCAGCAAAGATCAGGTGTACCTTGATGGTATTTTACATATTCTGAGGCACAGGGACACCATCGACTTCCGCCTACTAACGTGCATGGGCCAG GTATCCTATGAAGATATACACCGTTTAAAGCAGTTTGCAGTCTTTCCCAATGCTAAAATTCCTCAGTTCTTAAAAAGTCAAGTACAGTACAAGAAACATCTGATGAACATCATGAAAGTGAATGGCCTGACAGACAAGAAGCTGAGGAAGCTTATCAAGTGA